The Mercenaria mercenaria strain notata chromosome 1, MADL_Memer_1, whole genome shotgun sequence nucleotide sequence ttgtgtgtaaatatttaatttataattagCTTTCACTCGGGACACTCCTctatggggcgccgttttactattttctagaCATATTTgtagctccactattcgaagattaggggggggggggctattctactcgccccagcgtctgCATCAGCGTCAGCATtaactttcttggttaaagtttttcggcaacctttgttttctttgtaactattgcttatatcttactgtaacttcacataaacattgtctagcatacaaataaagtatgtgcaggggctgtgcccgttatacccaaggtcaaggtcaccaaggtgttatacttgtgttatttttaaggttaaagtttctcggcaaactttgtttttctgttatatctttgttactattacttatatcttactgtaactttacataaacattgtccagcatacaagcaaagtatgtgcaggggctgggcccactATGCCCAAgctcaaggtcaccaaggtgttatacttggaattattttcatgttcattttttcgaaagctttgtttatagatatatctttggcactttaaaagataatgacttgaaattaaaagtatttctttataatcatcatctgcatctgtggttacaatccccataactctaattgtatttttgacagaattatgcccctttcatacttaaagtgttttggcaatctttgctttctggatataactttagtacaatataagataatgacttgacacttaaaatgtatctttatcatcatcatcatttgcatgtgtagtaacaatccccataactctaatttgtatttttgaccaaattatgcccctttcatacttaaattttctgacaaatttagttttctggacataacttggTACTGtacaagataatgacttgaaactcaaaatatatctttaccatcatcatcattaccccttccatatttgacctttaacccctctgagtagtagggtctttttatatctcgGTGTTCcttttaaggcctatgctattttgaaattatgaattaggtgggtggggtacatgatattatttctgaggaatttcgaagttactgtaaaacaaacgttattccaatgtgacagtacatcaaaaccatgaagtacTGAACtattactttaattaaaaaagtaaagtgggaaaagttaccAGTATGTTCGTgacacaattttcggggtaagtattctatgtcatcgtgcataactgcgaaaaactataacatacataataaagctgaactatccgtgtaaatgagctgagagctatttttctatttccgtttgttacttttctaaaaaacacattacaatttaccaggtgttggcaaaaattgtcatttttgtgcacatgcctttacacatgaaagaagtccgaactataggtatggtgtgcgagaagggcctgagcgcttacgtagtgctcatttacagggattgtactactcagataaatatatatatatatatatataactttatcataagtccgcaaagtgcaacaaaagaaatagcagtattaattttgtaataatattatttatttacaaggtatgtttGACAAATGACATCGGGAATTCTAActgaccttttagaaagctgcattttcaagtacctgaaattttccactttggttaaaaaagatttttttacaatagataatgactgactacagaaggtaataaaaatacccttgacctagagaatgctacaacctactaaacttcaaagtttaagtttaaaattatattgaacatgtttgctttaatttaaggtgaaaaataaactagaactctatgataaaaatcgaatagatcagttcggacatgttagacagtgagaaagcaaacatatcgtacgtattatttagcaagGATGATTTGCACTgcgaatatatactttttacacttaacatctaattccacgagtacacacatataattatatatatatatatttaccattACCTTTTATACattaggaatatgtttgttttacatgtaagattaaaccATTAACctctcgtgaaaatataatgcatgtggcgttcactgttgatatataattgtaatattatattttgaggttacactgaaacaaacaaaccctttttgcatattcatttatataaaaatataaacaaacaaacaaacaaacaaaaacgggaacaatatttattttgtttgattgagagtaacaccgaaacgacacaatgaacttttcccatgGTTTGTTGGTGGGGAAAGGCTCCAGGTGCTTCTTCAGGCATTTTtggggctcagactagtacctagatcgagacactaacctcagttggatggcttccttacgtgaaaagttttacacctcaagtgagtttttgatcccacgtcggtgatgggcgaggaattcgaagccatcgaccatgaccatcaagtttttcttttgcaagtataaaacataaatattcaattaaatttcgtgaacataaCTGATACTCTCAATGACATTTACTACGtcggaaattacaaatggtttgccgaatacaccatacttttaattacaaaagtttacacaccatgtgggtcggaaagcccgaaatttacgttcttgaacgtatatgtgaatcgtcatgtttgaaatgtaaacaaaggcataaaagtaactgttttcatgttcgtggtaaggatcgacttgtgattgtcaatgttcccgatacggaatatatatgaatgaatAAAACGAGCCGTTttatcttacaggacttacaagaacatagtaagcggttgtttatttattgtatttatgttctagtaacctttgacactgatttcgaggacaggccgggtttgtgacatatacatgtctgttgttgggctggaaaaagttTCACTGGTTTTTGTCCACCGATCAACTTCTCCACCTGTGTCTCTGTTCTTGATTGCTCCGACCTCAGCTTGTCTATAAACAAGAAAATGTTGGGGTGGTGCTTGTCCACAATGGTCTTAAACCTCCGGTGCCAGCCTTCGTGCTGGTTGTTTGTCCTCGGTTCACCTGCCAGTGTACGCTCATGCACGTTCCAAAGTCCAACAGGATAGGTTGGCTCTCGCCATTGACGTTTGAGTACCTGATATGATACAACCGAGTAATAAGACTGAGTAATTGGGCCAGATATAAAGTGATTAAATGAGTAAAAAGCGTAGTAAGACATCAGAGGTAATACATAACTGAGTAATTTATTTAAAGTCCAATACAGGAGTAATTACACTAAGTAATTGTGACACTTAAAGAAGATTAATGTTCATAAATATATTCTTGAAAATACTTTGATAATACTCACTAAAGACCCATCTGGTTTGGTGGAACTTTCGGAACGGTATCCTCCTACATACGTCTCCTCCATGTAAGGAATTATGGCGTGGGCTGCGTCAGGGACGGTCTCACAAAGCTCCGCAAACACGTGGTATACGTGCTCCACGGGCACAAAAGCCAAAGCAGTGAACATTCTAAGTGAAAGCGCCAAGTGTTCGTCAGCGATGTACTGAGTCCGGAGCCCAAGGTCGACTATTTTCCGCCAGTGTGCTTGACAGAGATGGAAGAAACAGCACTCCACGCGAGCCTCGGGAAACACGTCGGTAAAAGCTTTGATGCAAGCATCTTCAAAATCCACTCTAAGACGTGTAACACAAACGCTGAACCCTGAAATCAATTGTAAAAAAATCGTTTTTATTGCATGTTTACTGACTCAATGTCTTTTTTTTGTAGAAAGTAAAGAATACGTAACTAATTTTAAGTTAttgtaatttcaatttttaagGATTTACCTCTTTTCTCTGCCTGATCTTTTAAAGAAAGGAACATCTGGGTGTATATAGCTCTCGTTTTTCGGGTAAGTAGACAATAAGCAAGTGGAAGAAGCTGTCCCATGACGATGCCGTGAATAGTATAAAGTTGGTAAAAGAAATTCGGGCAAACACTAAAAGTTCCATCCCCATACCAGACTTCACTGAAGCATAGATATTGCAGGTTTCTTTCGGTACAAAAGATGATTAGCCTGCCTCGTCCCTCATCGTCGGATAAATCGGACAGAAGCCACTGTTCACCCCGACTGTTCCGCTGTCACTGCTCTGGTAAGTGGACTTCATCGAGAGTATTTGGAATCTCCGGCAAGTGTTTCCGACGTATACGTTGTATAGTTCTCTTGACAGATGGTTCGTTGGCCCAATAACCTCTAAACGCCTCAGGCAGCTGGTCATTTAACTCAACGTTAACAATTTCTGACGGTGAATCTCGGCTGTTAGTTGCTGCTTCTCGGACCCGAGCAAGGCTTCGAGCGACCTCGGTGGCTGGCACATCAGGACCGTGGACATCATGCGGTTTCTCTTTCAAAATCCGATCGTCGGCGCCAGTGACTAATCGTcctgaaaaatattcaaagccGAAAATATAGCTACAATTTAACTTTTCTAAGAATATAACTAAATCATTTTCCTTTACATGAACGATTCTCGCGATTTCATGTCAAGGCTACAATTTAACTTTTCTAAGAATATAACTAAATCATTTACCTTTACAGGAACGATTCTCGCACCTCCAATAGATTTTCCCACTCTTGGGATCGCTCTTATCCTTATTGTAGGAAAATCCTTCGAAGGAAAGTTTCCTTCCACCTCTAGAACTGATAAAAAACGTTGGTTTTTTTTTCCATGATATACTTTGACAACGTACAAGATTCTTCTTTATTTAACCGTAAATTGTAGTTCACTCActgatatttctatatttatcgctcttatataatataataatgaaatacataatgatatatgatataaatcATGAAAAGAGATTG carries:
- the LOC123539956 gene encoding uncharacterized protein LOC123539956; this encodes MGQLLPLAYCLLTRKTRAIYTQMFLSLKDQAEKRGFSVCVTRLRVDFEDACIKAFTDVFPEARVECCFFHLCQAHWRKIVDLGLRTQYIADEHLALSLRMFTALAFVPVEHVYHVFAELCETVPDAAHAIIPYMEETYVGGYRSESSTKPDGSLVLKRQWREPTYPVGLWNVHERTLAGEPRTNNQHEGWHRRFKTIVDKHHPNIFLFIDKLRSEQSRTETQVEKLIGGQKPVKLFPAQQQTCICHKPGLSSKSVSKVTRT